From the Juglans microcarpa x Juglans regia isolate MS1-56 chromosome 3D, Jm3101_v1.0, whole genome shotgun sequence genome, the window AGAACAAAGATTCAAAGAAgcaaaggaagagagaaaacaaaGCGGTTGTTAGCTGAGGACTGAGGAGAATGAATTACGGAAGGTTTTAGctaaaaggaaagagatgaATGTATATAGGAGGAGAAAACAACGtcattttaagatttttcttaaaaaaatatataaaataaaaagttgaatgaaTTCGATTTTGTGGGGGATCGAATGCGGGTTAATAGGCTTACAAAACACTATCCCAACCGTTAGGCCACTCAACCATCTATTACTTATATtacaatgtaaatatatattaagtataacTATCGGAGTCGGTAGCCCAGAGTCGTGTTCAAATTTGAAGTTTGACTCCGACACCGAGTATTTTTCACCCTTGAACTCCAACTCCAAACTCCAATTTTTTCGACATAATCGGAGTCAGAGTTAGAGCGAGTGTTGGATGAAGTCGGAGTTATGGAGTTTTTTCCCACCCCTAATAAAACcttcaaattacaattacatTAAGGGCCTGTTTGGGAATAAAgatattctcaagtattctcaaatattcttagatattttcttttcaaatatcattcaaacacaaaatacttttcaatttcaaatcttcaacttttttatctaattattacctaatcattacaattttctcaatctcccaaacaaaacgcaaaattatatacaactttttcaaacttccaacaatgataatattcaaacattatattcaaacaaagttttaactttataatatttttattcaaccttttttctctcttttcccaaaacccaataaagtatcttaactcaaattatttcattactattcacaaatcatttcactaatatgatattttgaaatatttttagtatccaaacaagccctaaaacCCTTCAACATACAATTACATTAAAACCCTTCAGGGTTTTATTGCACTTGAGAGAGTCAAGAGGAAGGTTTGTCATTTTTTTggtgataataataataataataataaaccccCTCCTGACTCCTCCTAATAGGGAAGACACTTTTCAATCCACTTCCCGGCCCCATCCTGCAAATGCGGGTACTCTTGTCCAGTCTCTAGGCTAACGAATGGATTTGCAACCCGCTCAAAATCCATCAAACAACCCAAATCCCCAAATCCATTAACCATATCTACAGATCCATTCACCAAATTCACAGGTTAAACCTCAACTACACAAATCCAACAACAATAAaatcttaaacaaaataaataaataaagcatctAGGCAGACCATAGTATGGCCATGGTCTGAGCAATGAATCATGGGCATGACTAGTTATGGTTCTACGCAAAGACCCATGACCATGCCTTGACTTGTGGGTCTGGGCAGAAAACCATGGCTAGTTATGATTGTTGGCCTAAGTGCCATGACTGGTCGTGGCCCATGAGTATCTCATGGAGAACTACCTTGtcgaagaaaaagtagagaagaaaaatagaagaggaggcaaagaaaaagaagaggaagagatgaagatgaagaaaactGGGCCCGACAACAAATGAGGAGATGAAGAAGACTAGGGACAGCGTGAGGGAttgaaagagaagagaaaagtaaagaaatgagaaaattagggatttttttaacttatatacCCTATGCAGGCAGGCAGGTGGGGCTACCCACCCTTACCCACTTTTAGATTTTTCACAAAATCCTGCCCACCTGAGCCCATTCAGGATGGACTGGATGTAGCAGCCCGGCCAGGAGGCCTATACAATGTCAATTGATCTCCAAAATTGAAGAATTATTGTTTAGATAAAATCTATTATGAAGACGGTTTGATATCCCACACCACACACCGATTTAATACATTTCCAATCGAGTCTATTCACCgatttaaaaagaataagtaAAAAAAGGGGCATGGAGACTCCCTCTCCCAACGTTGTTCTCTTTCCCCCTTCCATTTTCCAACTTTGTTCTCTCCCCCCTCCCCTCTGGTTCTTTCGTCTGTTTCCCAATGGTGTTCTCTTCCACCCCCATTGTTCTCCTTGTTCTTTCGTCCGTTTGCAAGCTTTCAGCCTTTGGTCCTAGTTTAAAGCTCTCTACCCCTACACGTTTcaagctccatttttgcaacaTTCTTCTCTCACTTCAACACAAATTTCATCTGAGTAGCACGACTATTTCGCTTTCCAGTCAACTAATAACTCAAGATTTGATAGAGACTCATGAGGTTGATGTTCTTTCAACAAGTTCTCCGAGCAACATCATCTTGAATGAATTCCGTGTTGAGATCAAGAAGAAAGCTTTGCCAAGTTATGGAGGAGTTAGTTGCTAGTTAGATCATATGTGGCAGTGGATTCCCAGAGTGAAGTTGAGTGAGATGGTGGTTGCTGATAGTAAGATTGAGTGAGATAGATAGGAGAAATGGAGTTGAAGAAATAGTTGGAAGAGTGGAGATCGCATTTGGGGGAGGTTGGTATTTGGGGACACTTTGGATTTTTGGGGAGGTTGGAATTTAAGGCAGTGAATGAGATCTAATTCTGATTATTCCacattttgtatgtttttaattaaaaaaaatgacgtgACATCTGCCTTGAAAGTTGGAGTGTGGTGTGCAGTTAAAAGGAGGTTGCAGTATAGAAGAACTCTATTGTTTAACATCCTAATTTCAAACGTAAGGTGCAATATGTATCGTTCAGATTTTCCAAGATCGTATCAAATCATGCATAAATTAGTGATAGGTATCAGTTCTGATGGTTGATAGGGGTAAGAATAGCATCTCCTTGTGTCAATTTCACTGACAGATTTTGGGTTGGCAATGGTCATTAGTgctaaattttataatctaaaatgttgagaatattttgttatcattttcctCTGTTTCGTTTGGGTCAAGGGTCAATGAATTACTTGCTGTACTCAAAATACATTCATTTGCTTTAGTTATCTAAATAATGAACATTTACTGGGCTCATTACCAGCTTGCCAACCTTATTACCCAGAAATGAACATTTTAAACCGATACAATTTGCAAAACTTCCAATAAAAGTTGGCTTCCTGCATCCTTCAATTCAAGGACTGTCAGAAGCATTGTTCAATTGAAAGACATGGTAAAGgacattttgataaaataagcACCGACTCATGTACCAGCTGAAAATCTACAAACGATAAGCCTTCTAGTTCTCCTTTGTTTCTCCTTTAAGTAGTCCCCTGCTTGATTCATTCAGATTTCACTTCGAAGGGGTAAGTGAGGAGGTGTACACAAATAGTCTATGTTCACAAAAGCAAACTCAAGATGACTGTAAAAATGGGCATTGGAAGGGGGAGGAGGATGATTTACGAAGAAACCATCCCCACAACATCCCCGCCGCTCTACTCTTGAATTGGAGCTGCAAATGCATCCTTCAGTTTTTTCGTCCTGCATCACGAATTATTCTGGAATTTCAAGTTCTATGGTGTGAAGGGCAGTACATGAAATCATTTTAAGCAGGTGAGTTTTTCAGTATAAGGTTAGAAATTGTACCCGTCAACACTAAAACAGAATGTTGACATGATCATTAGCCTTGCATGTAAACGTGCTCGTCACATCATCAAAAGCATAGCTCTAAGACCTTGGACATGCCCTCCTAAAAATGGTCATATACAATGAATGTGGCATGTCTTTGGGTTGGCAAACTCTCCACTGCAGTTCTGCCGGTCCAACCTATATGCCTCCAATGTCATTAGAAATATTGGCTTTTAAGTCTGGTAGCTCAACCCCATATGATTCCACATTATACTTCCTTATCCACATGCTTGAATTGGTCAGACATGATACCATTGTCTTCACTTCATCAGCATTACCTGGTTCAGTTTGTCTCCCATAAAAAGGGCAGGATTACCTGGATAGCAAAGGAATAAtaatcatacaaaaaaaaaaaaaactaattattatcACTCAGAACTTCTAAAACAGAAGAATCCATTCATTAAAACAGAAGAATCCATTTTCATTAGTTCATCAGCATTACCTGGTGCAGTTTTGTCTCCAAGAAATAGCGCGGGATTACCTACATGACATAGGAATAATAATCATACAAAAAATACTAGGTTCTATGACTCATGGAACTTTTAAAACAGAAGATCCATTGAAGCAACAAACATTTCTTAATCGCTCCGGTATAGTACACTCTTGAAACCTGCAAAATTAACAATCACTTCAGAATAACAAAAGTGAAGcaaaaactaacaaaaagaacaaaaatgaaatacgcggggggggggggggggggggggggggtggggtaTAAACCAGATCATTCCTTTTCAACCTGCAAAGGTAGGCAAAGTAAGGCAACATATAAGatttctgtaaataataaaagcatTCCATTAGAATACAGAATTTGAGAAAACTTTGTAGATGGATCTACCATCTATAGAGAATTATTAATATCAAAGCGTCAATATAAAGTTAATCTCATAGCTAAATATAATACATCTGAATACAAATTAAGTTTCTACCATACAATTTACTAAAAGACGATAAAAAGTAATCATAGAAAGGTAGGAAAAAAGTCAAATATAAGTACACCACAAGAATCATCACAGCAATTTCAAAGCAAAACCATGATTCAAGTGTCACAAAAGACCTGAAAGCTGCCTCTAGCCATTATAGTTTAAATCTCAGACCagcagaaaaagaaacaaaattcattttaagtTAAACAAGAGAACAGAGGCTGTTTGACATCCCCATTCAATAGTGAAAGTACTGGAAGAGCTAAATTGCATTAAATCAGACAAGATATATATAACGTTCCGTAGGACACATCTGATCCATCATTGAGCTACGCAAATTAGATTCTATTATCCATAACTGTCTCATGAAAAGAGAAGAAACAATTTGAAGGAACATGATTAAGCAAAATGATAGAAGTCTTGTCAGTTATATTATAAATCTAGCTCATATCCATGCCATCTCCAACATGGCTGCAGATTGGACTGACAGCAGAGAAGGACTTCTCAAAAGGAGAAGGATGGAACTGTGCATCCCGTCTACGCTTAAAAGCACAGCTATCACTGGGGGAATTCTCCTCCTCAGGCTTCCTCCGGATGCCTCTAACTGCCTGTTGCTCCATGGGTGTAAGGGGGAAAATTTGCCCACTTGCTCTGCAAAGGGAGCTATGATTATCATACAAAATTCTCTGGTTACAGTTTTTGTCACATATGTGAGTCAGTCCTGTTAGTTTGCACCGGTACATATTTCCAAAAACATGTTCATTTTCACATTTCCAGTCACATTTGTGGACTGATACTGGCCCGTCTCGGCCTAGCATGGTTGACAGAAAAATAACTTTTGTGGGTCCAGCCACCATAGTTTTGCCATATACCTCCATCACTTTCCACAAATCAACTTGTTAAGTTCAAATTTATTGATTCCAAACTCCAACACCTCTGTGCCAAACACTCTGCAGAGCCCAACAAAACGGAAAACTCGTCAAATTTGTTGATGTGAAGAGATACATTACAATACCAAGCTCTCCGCACGAAAATCTATCTAAGGTGGTCTTTCTCTCCATCTCATATCAATCATAACAAATACCAGTATAACTAAAATATACATTCATCTCATACAGTAAATCCATAAAAACAGGATAGCTGCTCTAAAGCATTTACCCacgtctttttctttttgagaaaagAAAGGGGGAAGGCATCTACCCACATCCATATTCTTTTGTGCTCCCTAAACTTTTCCTCAGATTTAATTAGCTAATATTAAGCTACAGAAGAAAATACAAGGAAAACAGCACATAATGCTTcacaaattttcacaaatttacaaattttctcTTACACTTAAAGATTTCGAGCAGTTAATAACTTAATGTGTCATAAAATTACATCTTTTCATCAACGAATCACCATGTTCAGGCAAAAGTAATTTTAGCAATAGATCTAAGCAACCGTCAACTGAAAAGATCTTAGCGATAAAATGCGACAACCGACAAATGGGTCGTAAGTTTATATGAATTGGGATAAAACTAGGATATTTTATTCCCAGAAAACCatgaaatcaaatcaaaaccACACCCACTagctgaaaaaaataatacaacttttgaaagaaaaataatagccAAAACACACAGATAAAATTATCTTTACAACAATAAACGAATCAAAACTCACTTGCTTGTCGTTCCAACGGTGAAGCAGGCAAGCCTCCTCGGAACctgtcaagaaaaaaaaaagaatagaaaagaaacctaactctctctctctctctctctctctcaactgtTCCCGACTTTAAGGAAGATATAGGAGAGAGAGATGCGGAAAGGGCGGAAATGAGGTTGGGTATTTAAGTAACTATTTATAGAGATTGTGGGCCAGACTGGGTTGGGTTGTTGGGAAAGACAGAGATAGAATCCACGTGATATTTCGCAGGTTTAGGTTGAGggctgaaaaaaaataaaaacaaatcgGTCTAATGGATCGAATCCAACCGAATCGGCAATCGGGTGTAAAATCGATTCGGTCCAATACCAGTTTTAAATTTAAGGAAACTGGATAATGGGTCTGGACCCGGACCGGTTGATCCTATTTTAAATCGATCTGATCCGAAATCGGTTCTTGTATTATGAAAATCAGTTAGATCCGATCCGATTTCGGTTCTATAGTTTTTTAGACTGGAtcagttgaaaaatatatatatataaattaattttgtacattatagaaaatattttttatatgtaagttttatatataatatataattatatatgaaatttttatatataatatataattatatatcatatatgaaataatttcatattataatttacaacATAAAAtgctaatattaaatatgaacatttgtaatttgtttgatcatatgttattaatataaaaaatttatattataatattaattacattttacggcctaataaattctcaacataatatatagtattagtatatattaatatattagcaGAGTTATAGCATAACATAGTTAATTTAATGacaaattttcattaaaaaaatcaatttttaatgaccaatttcaattttaaaaaaattgaaaaaccggactgaaccggaaactggtaaaaccggatgtaccggtttaggagggtaaccggtgcgtaatcggttttgaaaaatacaaaaccgatACATACCGGTTACCGAtttggtcctaaattttgtccaaaacgaGACCGGTTACACCTGAcctagttttaattttttaaatccaattTAAAATCGGTACAattctatatttgttttttataacacgatcggaccggaccaattcatatatataattttttttatttttatatgattttttatattaggtgccgtttagataatgagttgagataagatgagatggttttagatgagttgaataaaatattgttagaatattattttttaatattattattgttttagaatttgaaaaaattgaattgtttattatattttgtgtgaaaatttaggaaagttgtaatgatgagataagatgagatgagatgagttgatatcacttctcaatccaaacggggctaGTCTTCTTTGTAGTGGCTCTGTTCC encodes:
- the LOC121256175 gene encoding uncharacterized protein LOC121256175, whose translation is MEVYGKTMVAGPTKVIFLSTMLGRDGPVSVHKCDWKCENEHVFGNMYRCKLTGLTHICDKNCNQRILYDNHSSLCRASGQIFPLTPMEQQAVRGIRRKPEEENSPSDSCAFKRRRDAQFHPSPFEKSFSAVSPICSHVGDGMDMS